The Acinonyx jubatus isolate Ajub_Pintada_27869175 chromosome D1, VMU_Ajub_asm_v1.0, whole genome shotgun sequence genome includes a window with the following:
- the LOC106966083 gene encoding olfactory receptor 51H1-like has product MFSCNTSTSGHSTFLLTGFPGLEASHYWVSIPINLICVFSILGNGIILLLICMDPALREPMYIFLSMLAASDLGLCASTFPTMMWLFWLGARELPFDLCAAQMFFIHAFTYVESGVLLAMAFDRFVAIREPLHYATILTHSAMAKVGAAILVRAVLLNLPGPILLRHLLFPQISVLSHCYCLHCDLVGLACSDTQINSLVGLVSIIFSLGLDSSLIVLSYALILQTVLGIASPGEQLKALNTCVSHLCVVLIFYLPKLGLSVLHRVEKHSYPALAVLMANLHFLVPPIMNPIVYCIKSKKIRQSLLKHFQHKRVDVF; this is encoded by the coding sequence ATGTTCTCCTGCAACACCAGCACTTCTGGTCATTCTACCTTCCTCCTCACTGGCTTTCCAGGCCTGGAAGCCTCTCATTATTGGGTTTCTATCCCCATCAACCTCATCTGTGTGTTTTCCATCCTGGGTAACGGTATCATTCTTCTCCTGATCTGCATGGATCCAGCCTTACGTGAACCCATGTACATCTTCCTGTCCATGTTGGCAGCCTCCGATCTAGGCCTCTGTGCCTCTACCTTTCCCACCATGATGTGGCTTTTCTGGCTGGGTGCTCGTGAGCTGCCCTTTGATCTCTGTGCAGCGCAGATGTTCTTCATCCATGCCTTCACCTATGTGGAATCTGGTGTGCTGCTGGCCATGGCCTTTGATCGTTTTGTTGCCATCCGGGAACCTCTGCACTATGCCACAATTCTTACCCACTCAGCCATGGCCAAGGTGGGGGCTGCCATCTTGGTGAGGGCTGTCCTGCTCAACCTCCCAGGACCCATCCTCCTGCGGCATCTGCTTTTCCCCCAGATCAGTGTACTTTCTCACTGCTACTGCCTGCACTGTGACCTTGTGGGATTGGCCTGCTCAGACACCCAGATCAACAGCTTGGTTGGCCTGGTCTCCATCATCTTTTCACTGGGCCTTGATTCCTCCCTCATTGTGCTCTCATACGCCCTGATCCTACAAACAGTACTGGGCATTGCATCACCCGGGGAACAGCTCAAGGCACTCAACACATGTGTCTCACACCTCTGCGTTGTTCTCATCTTTTATTTGCCCAAACTGGGGCTGTCTGTGTTACACAGAGTAGAGAAGCACAGCTATCCTGCTCTGGCAGTGCTCATGGCCAACCTGCATTTCTTGGTCCCGCCTATCATGAACCCCATAGTTTACTGTATCAAGTCTAAGAAGATACGTCAGAGCCTCCTAAAGCACTTCCAGCATAAAAGGGTTGATGTCTTTTAG
- the LOC106966082 gene encoding olfactory receptor 52P1-like, which yields MHFTNHSHQNPNSFLLMGIPGLEASHFWIAFPFCSMYALAVLGNMAVLLVVRSEPALHQPMYLFLCMLSIIDLVLCTSTVPKLLALFWTNATEIDFGACATQMFFIHGFSAVESGILLAMAFDRYLAICRPLHYGSLLPPEAVGKLAAAAVFRGLGLMTPLTCLLARLSYCSRVVAHSYCEHMAVVKLACGGTRPNNIYGITAATLVVGTDSICITVSYTLILRAVLGLSSKEARAKTFGTCGSHLGVILLFYTPGLFSFYTQRFGQHVPRHIHILLADLYLVVPPMLNPIIYGMKTKQIRDGALRLLKQGIVQS from the coding sequence ATGCATTTCACAAACCACAGCCATCAGAACCCAAACTCTTTTCTGCTCATGGGAATTCCTGGCCTGGAGGCATCCCACTTTTGGATTGCATTTCCCTTCTGCTCCATGTATGCCCTGGCAGTGCTTGGCAACATGGCAGTGCTGCTGGTGGTGCGATCAGAGCCTGCACTGCACCAGCCCATGTACCTGTTCCTATGCATGCTGTCCATCATTGACCTGGTGCTCTGCACTTCTACTGTGCCCAAACTCCTTGCACTTTTTTGGACAAATGCTACTGAGATTGACTTTGGGGCCTGTGCTACTCAGATGTTCTTTATCCATGGCTTTTCAGCTGTTGAATCTGGTATCCTGTTAGCAATGGCCTTTGACCGCTACTTGGCCATCTGCCGGCCACTGCACTATGGGTCATTGTTGCCCCCAGAGGCTGTGGGCAAGCTGGCAGCTGCTGCTGTGTTTCGTGGCTTGGGCCTCATGACCCCACTCACATGCTTATTGGCAAGGCTGAGCTACTGTAGCCGAGTGGTGGCCCACTCCTACTGTGAGCACATGGCTGTGGTAAAGCTGGCTTGTGGGGGTACACGGCCAAACAACATCTATGGCATTACTGCTGCCACGCTAGTTGTGGGCACAGATTCCATCTGCATCACTGTCTCCTATACACTAATCCTCCGGGCTGTGTTAGGCCTCTCCTCCAAAGAGGCAAGAGCTAAGACCTTTGGCACTTGTGGCTCCCACCTGGGTGTCATCCTTCTCTTCTATACACCAGGGCTCTTCTCATTCTACACTCAGCGCTTTGGCCAGCATGTGCCCCGGCACATCCATATCCTCTTGGCTGACCTCTACCTTGTTGTACCACCCATGCTCAACCCCATCATCTATGGCATGAAGACCAAGCAGATCCGGGATGGGGCCCTCCGACTGCTGAAGCAGGGCATTGTTCAGTCTTAA